ACACCCCTATAAACCCATAGGCAATTGAAAATACCATTAAGTCAAAATGCAtgtaatacacctaacctaccgaaCGTCATAGCTCAGCCTCACCTCCCTTAAACATGCTCAGGGCACTTACATCAGCCGACAGTTGGGCAGACTCATCtaacaaagcctattttataatagcGTTGAATATCTCATGCCGTTCATTGACTACTACACTGGAAGTGAAAAGCAGGATGGCTGTAAGCGTATTGCCTGTGCACCTTCGTGGCAGCAGGGCTGACTTGGAGCCCCGTTTGCTGCCATCACCCCACATCATGAGGGAGTATCCTGTAGCAAATCGCCAGCCCAGGAAAGATCAGAATCCAAAGTACTGTTTCTACTGAATGTATATCGCTTCCGCACCACCATCAAGTTGAAATACCATAAGTCAGACCATCGTAAGTCAGGGACCAGCTGCAGTAAGTCTGCAATCTGTATTCCTAGCTCATATCTTGCTCAGGAGTTCCAGACCCATGTATCTCACTGCTTACTGAACAGTGCAGGAATGTTCCACCAGCCCCAGAAATTAAACAGGTCAGATTCTGACTTTGTTATCTGAGCCCTTTCCCAGTCCAGCCTTGGAGGTTAGGACTCCCTGTCTCATGATCCAGCACCCCCTTACCTACTCCCTCAGACAGAGAACTTGAGGACCAAGCTTAGagcctcttttcctttctaagtCTAGTCAGTCATCGTGTGATTTAGAATgaccctctccctttctctccataaCCATCCTCCTGATCACTTTCCTTCTGATTTGCTACAGTCGTTCTCTCTCTACTGTAACGTATTGCTCACGTCTGATGATGTTTATAATCATGAAGTCAGTCATCTCACTCCCAACTGTCATCCTTTAATAGCTTTAAGTCTCTGAGGGCATCTCTGAGTAGACTCCAGGACCTCTGTTCTGtctcctgtcttcctccccagGCATAGTCTTCACCACTGTTACCTGTTTTATTCCCTCACAAGAAACTGCATCTAGTTTTCCTGAGCATGTCATATTTCCCCTCCATATTCCACATTTTCCCCCTTACATCTGCCCCCAGAAATCTTCACTTACTCTGTTCTCCCAGGACTGGCTGTGCATGCGTCCACTGTAGCACTTAGATGGTATCATTGCCGACCTGTTTGTCTTCTTGGTAGACTCAGGCTTGTCAAGCACaaggatttctgttttcttccttgcaTCCCCAGCACTTATTAGATTACCAgttaaatgcaaatttaattaaaataaaataaagtgaaacaaaatgttATTTGTGCAAGGAGGTGGGATTCACAGCCTTCTTCAGGGTTAGGGTAGGAATACTCTTATTGGCCATGCTTAAAAGCGGAgacaagaggggagggtatagctcaagtggtagagcgcatgcttagcatacacaaggccctgggttctatccccagtacctctaaaaataaataaataagtaacctgAATTGCCTTCCcgcctaaaataaataaatagataaaaagtgcaacacatttgaaaaaaaaaattgggggaaaaaatcagagaCAAGACTTCTGTCTTGTGTACCCCCAAGCCCTCTCCCTTCCTGACATTCACTCAAAGAACATGACTATAAGGACAAGACTGAACTTTCCTCCTAGTTACCTTAGGCACTCCAGTTTTGAAAAATCTTAGAAATCTACCCTTTGTTATCACTGAATTCTCTTTGTTCCCTAGGAGACTTGAGTGAAAATTCTGTGGAGAATCTTCAAGGGAAAGGACTTAGGTATCTATTACATGAAGAGCTTCCCTGCTGGCCAGTTTTGGAAGAGATGGCCAGTACAGTAACTGGGAGTCAGGATTAAATTGTGACTCTTCAAGGGGAAGTGTAAAGGAACCCTGAACTAGATCTTTCCACCCATCAAAAGTGGGGAGAAGCATCTCCTTATATTTCTAGAAACAAGAGCAATGTGGTAATCCCTCAAAGTGATGATTTATGAAACATGGAAAGGagagaatatttgtctttgaaagtACCAAACCCAATGGCCACACCAGACTCCTCAGTGACGTCCTGTAAGAATGAGCCCCAGGACCCTCAGGAAAGCAAAAGTCTGTTTGAAGGAGACACCAAGAGAAAGGTGACAGGCAGAAAGAGTCCTCCCATCGACCACTTTTCAGAGAACCTTCAAACCAAACCGGTGTCTGATGTAACAGAAGAAGTCTTGCCGTTGTGCAAAAGTGAGGCAGTTTGCCAGAATGGCCAGTTGAAAGAATCTTCAGATGCCTTGGACGGTAACCGCAAAGACACTTACGGTTGGAAGTCCCGGGTGGTTGGCCTTAGTCATCAGAGAGCTCGTTCGGAGGAGAAGCCCATCATTACCCAGCATGACTGTGGGAAAATACGCACCACCAGCCCAGATGGTCAGCCCAGTGAGAAAATCCACACGGCAGAGAAACTGTACAGGTGTAGTCAGTGTGGTAAGGACTTCAGTGAGCGCTCCGAACTCATCTTTCATCAGAGAGGCCACACAGAAGAAAAGCCCTATAGATGTGATCAGTGCGGGAAGGGCTTCACCCGGAGCTCAAGTCTCCTCATCCATCGCGAAGTCCACGCAGACGAGAAACCTTATAAGTGTGACAAGTGTGGGAAGGGCTTCACGAGGAGTTCGAGTCTGCTCATCCACCACTCGGTCCACACAGGCGAGAAGCCTTACAAATGTGACAAGTGCGGGAAGGGCTTCAGCCAGAGCTCCAAGCTGCACATCCACCAGCGAGTGCACACGGGTGAGAAGCCCTATGAGTGCGGGGAGTGCGGTATGAGCTTCAGCCAGCGCTCTAACCTGCACATCCACCAGCGCATCCACACCGGGGAGAGGCCCTACAAATGTGGAGAGTGCGGGAAGGGCTTCAGTCAGAGTTCCAACCTGCACATTCACCGGTGCATACACACGGGGGAGAAGCCTTACCAGTGCTATGAGTGTGGCAAGGGCTTCAGCCAGAGCTCGGACCTCCGCATCCATCTCAGAGTCCACACCGGAGAGAAGCCATATCACTGCGGCAAGTGCGGGAAGGGATTCAGCCAGAGCTCCAAGCTCCTCATCCACCAGAGAGTCCACACCGGAGAGAAGCCCTACGAGTGCAGCAAGTGTGGGAAGGGCTTCAGCCAGAGCTCCAACCTCCACATCCACCAGCGGGTTCACAGGAAGGATCCCCATTAAATGAGGTCTTCAGTCACATGCTCGTGCTCTGAAGACTTAAATGTTTTTAACATCACTCTTACTTTCATATTCTCAGGAGTAGTAAGAGCTGTTCAGATATGTTCTCTCTCTGAAAAGCattcatttaaagtatttaagCATAAGTACCAAGCACTTTGTTATTCTGTACAGTGAATtgattgttctttttccttagttGGGTGGAGTGAAAACGTCTGTACTTTGCTGTTCAGCCAGTGTTACCAGAACTCCATATCCTACCGAGTATTTTCAAGTGTAAGAACCTTATATTTGTCCAAGCAGAACACGTTTCCCTTTGTTCACGTTCTCTGAGAAACTggaattttgctttctcttcaaaTCGTGTGCCTTgtgtttttcatatttccttCCAGCCCTGAGGAGCCCTCTCTAAACTGATGGTACAGTATGTTAGTGTCGGGTCCAGCGGGTGGTTGGAGATATAATTGGCATGGAAATCTCTTGTGTTTATCGCACACACGTACTGCAGCCTGTGGCCTCAAAAGAAGGTGGAAAAGAGCATTCGTGCAGTGCACCCCACACACTACAGGATGTAGAGaccccttcccactctccccacAAGGCAGCTGCTCAAGGACATAATCGTTCTTTTTCCTGGGTGCAGCTTGTCTCCTGGCATTCTTCCACCTCAGCTGACTCCTCCCCCCTAAACAAACTAAAGCCAGGTAGGGTATATACACCACGTTGAAACATGTCAAATGaagttgaaatatatttaaatatatttaatttctctctcagcACTTACCTctcttatttccttaattttcttcacCTCTCATGTTCCatactaaacaaaacaaaacagtcagAAGCAAAAGTgctcatatttttctctttgggcTTATCTCCTGTTTTAATATTTGATAGACCCcaaaaaagtcatttgtttttgcAGCGTTGTTACCGAGTTGAACTTGGGTCCCCTCGCCTGTGCACACTAAAGGCAATCTACCGACACCAGGTTgcagtgaaggaaagtgcagtgtctATTGCAGGGCCCCAAGCACGGAGCCCAGGTAGCCAGTGCTCAAAAGGCCTGAATTCCCCGATGgatttcagggaaaggtttttaaagacagagtgACGGAGGAGGGTTgtggggtgtgtgatcagctcgtggacagtcctctgattggttggtggtgaggtaatcgGGAGTCAACATCACCAACCTTCTGGCTCCAAGCAGTCTAGGGTCTCTGTGCTTTTGGGCAGCATGCAGTTagcttcttccacctggtgggggtttgaGTATCTGCAAAACATCTCAAAAGATATGGCTTAGAATATTATctgtagcccttgaggaggaactaaaggtcctcaACTTTGTTCAgtggctaaactattatttttttgtcttgctGGGCTGGTTTccattctttctgcattttctcactttggaactcagggaaggcctaggagactaaagtttttctacagacaagaagTAGGCAGAGGACATGGTGAGGGTCGGGGGTCTGTTCCGGGAAGGCCCCATGGGGTCCTGCCTGATTTCAGCATCCCTTTAGACCTGTAGACATCTGATGCATATTTATAAAACCTTTTAAATACTTATctaaaagtacttaaaataaaaatagctacctaaaaaaaatttttaatcatatttggAAAGTATTTGGGGGATGACCAGGCTTAAAATACGCACTGTATCATGTATAATTCACTTGGGGTGTAAAGCTAGGACACCTCAAAGAATTAGGTGTTCATCCCCTAGAAGTTAAGAAGCTGGTGCAACAGTTGAGAGAAAAATGAGTGCAAATACATAACTAAAGTGAAAGTTACTATACAGTGAGCTCCTAATTGCAGCCTTGATCCCCCAAGCAGTGCTCAGGGGGCTCCAATGATTAGTATCCATTCATGAAAAATGGTAGGGGAAATATGGATGCTTTATTTATTAGCTTGAGAAGGTGGGGTTGTAGCTGGCACATCCTAATAAAGGTAACCTGAAGCAGTTAACTGGACCTAGATAACAGGGAAGGTACACATTAACTTAGAGGAAACATAGTTAATCTCTAATAAGGAGTGAAGGTGTGTGACAGATTAAGACTTGCCTTCCTTCAAGAGGTAGCCCCAGAACATTTGACTCCAACCCCAGGCAGTCCCCATGGAATGATTAGGGTGGTGACTGAGCACCTGTCCTTTGGCATTACAGAATACCCTCACTTGTTAGGATGCTGTAagatggtgtcacaggtgatgtGATTCTTCAGTGATCCCTAGAATGATGAATGCCTCCAAGTTCCTCCTGTCCTCACAAAATTGTATCTGAGCCTCTGTTCTGGATTtggcttttttctgtttgttacaTATGTCTTCTATTTCCCTGATGGATATACTCTGGGATTTGGAGCCAGATAAAACACAAGAACCCATGTGCAGTGAGGCCAGAGGGTAGATCTGAAGTCCAAGTTTCAAATGGGTATAAATTAGCCAATTTTTCCAAGTCTCCTTTGACAGATATCTTAAGTTACAAGTATTTTTACTATGTTTAGCTTTTACTGTTCTCTTTTAAGCATTACCTTCTTTTATACAATTGAAATGTGATCAGAGTCCTTGGAAAGCATTTCACTGGTtataggaaggggaaaaaaatagaagagggactTGTGCATAAAAATGCAGGGAGAACAATGGGACGTGTCACGTTTCATCAGATCCTAAAATGCCACagattgagaaaaagaaaacaattaacttTTAAGACATACCTCAATTTCAGAgatgttgagggaaaaaaaaaaaaaaggtgcgtTGCAAA
This genomic interval from Camelus ferus isolate YT-003-E chromosome 11, BCGSAC_Cfer_1.0, whole genome shotgun sequence contains the following:
- the ZNF239 gene encoding zinc finger protein 239; protein product: MERREYLSLKVPNPMATPDSSVTSCKNEPQDPQESKSLFEGDTKRKVTGRKSPPIDHFSENLQTKPVSDVTEEVLPLCKSEAVCQNGQLKESSDALDGNRKDTYGWKSRVVGLSHQRARSEEKPIITQHDCGKIRTTSPDGQPSEKIHTAEKLYRCSQCGKDFSERSELIFHQRGHTEEKPYRCDQCGKGFTRSSSLLIHREVHADEKPYKCDKCGKGFTRSSSLLIHHSVHTGEKPYKCDKCGKGFSQSSKLHIHQRVHTGEKPYECGECGMSFSQRSNLHIHQRIHTGERPYKCGECGKGFSQSSNLHIHRCIHTGEKPYQCYECGKGFSQSSDLRIHLRVHTGEKPYHCGKCGKGFSQSSKLLIHQRVHTGEKPYECSKCGKGFSQSSNLHIHQRVHRKDPH